Proteins from one Rubripirellula tenax genomic window:
- a CDS encoding SMI1/KNR4 family protein, with translation MSFVDRLAKQWNLTDVSPDALVTADAIASFENRFALTLPNDVRAFYERFNGLLDMDNDLNRFWPIGELDTVPAIVEPYSGTPDYGGISSRLPHAERYFAFADHSIWVHVYAIRLAEHPDSNTSIVWIADGNTFDILADTFAGFWEMYLTSLDRVLVP, from the coding sequence ATGTCCTTTGTCGACCGTCTTGCTAAGCAATGGAATCTCACAGACGTTTCTCCAGATGCGCTCGTAACTGCCGACGCAATAGCTTCGTTTGAGAATCGTTTCGCATTGACACTCCCAAACGACGTTCGAGCGTTTTATGAACGATTCAACGGCTTGCTTGACATGGACAACGACCTCAATCGATTTTGGCCAATCGGCGAACTCGACACAGTCCCAGCAATCGTAGAGCCGTATTCGGGAACGCCCGACTATGGTGGAATTTCAAGCCGACTTCCTCACGCCGAACGATACTTTGCATTCGCGGATCACTCGATCTGGGTTCATGTTTACGCAATACGTCTCGCGGAACATCCGGATTCGAATACATCCATCGTTTGGATCGCCGACGGCAACACTTTTGATATACTGGCGGATACGTTTGCGGGGTTCTGGGAAATGTACCTGACGTCTCTTGATCGAGTGCTCGTGCCCTAA
- a CDS encoding DUF6348 family protein: MESQLSRPADRRRSPTEIETHLFRKLRNIVAALLASLTGCQPPAVNQVPTSATQVSGDSIVAPILKDLLEHHGVPTDADENWLIAENGMRMTGAVVKEYPSPKGTASIQLDFYFELEDGRLLIESVGGLGATKADAVKDGIQNFTGGSFHVLLSSFFNVNADDQIEIENWDIAGTSRRVTIGGMNVRTFTDAPFDPPTHWFPIVQNAIENTNLPRGTHWFRCYYAQFDNKPSAVEVLLDNNDWQPIIKTMSDIDWPAKDDFYSVRVFGVIQDGGEP, translated from the coding sequence ATGGAAAGTCAACTCTCCCGGCCCGCTGATCGCCGCCGTTCCCCAACTGAAATCGAGACGCACTTGTTTCGTAAGCTCAGAAACATCGTCGCCGCGTTACTGGCGTCCCTAACCGGATGCCAGCCACCGGCCGTCAACCAAGTCCCTACTTCCGCTACCCAGGTGAGCGGGGATTCGATCGTCGCTCCGATACTCAAAGACTTGCTCGAACATCACGGCGTTCCAACAGACGCAGATGAAAATTGGCTCATTGCAGAGAACGGCATGCGCATGACTGGAGCTGTCGTCAAAGAGTATCCTTCCCCTAAAGGAACAGCTAGTATCCAGCTCGATTTCTACTTTGAACTCGAAGACGGGCGACTGCTGATCGAATCTGTTGGCGGCCTTGGTGCGACAAAGGCTGACGCCGTGAAAGACGGCATTCAGAACTTCACCGGCGGGTCGTTCCACGTACTACTTTCCTCATTCTTCAATGTGAATGCGGACGACCAAATCGAGATCGAAAACTGGGATATCGCAGGAACATCACGTCGCGTCACGATTGGGGGCATGAATGTCCGGACATTCACAGATGCTCCATTTGACCCTCCGACACATTGGTTTCCAATCGTTCAGAATGCTATCGAGAATACGAACCTTCCCCGTGGCACCCACTGGTTTCGCTGCTACTATGCACAGTTCGATAACAAGCCCTCAGCGGTCGAAGTATTGCTTGACAACAACGACTGGCAACCGATCATCAAGACGATGTCAGACATTGACTGGCCCGCTAAGGACGATTTCTACAGCGTCAGAGTTTTTGGTGTCATTCAAGACGGCGGGGAACCATGA
- a CDS encoding TIGR03067 domain-containing protein codes for MKLVTVIMISVLCAVSAVSAESPNPKTPIGLIGYWVATEIQSKGEETPPEIQIDLEFTKTQMIMHFGDRLNKPIDVFDCFSVAKDDRQCLDLVSADQSRAPDKQIHIHAIYDVNGDTLRICAASRNGTEPPVNHPTKFASTPDPKTDLIVLKRRPK; via the coding sequence ATGAAACTTGTCACTGTAATCATGATTTCTGTGCTTTGCGCCGTCAGCGCAGTCTCTGCTGAATCGCCTAATCCTAAAACGCCAATCGGCCTCATCGGTTATTGGGTTGCAACCGAAATTCAAAGCAAGGGAGAAGAAACGCCACCCGAAATTCAGATTGATCTCGAGTTCACGAAAACTCAGATGATCATGCATTTTGGTGACCGACTGAACAAACCGATTGATGTATTCGACTGCTTTTCTGTCGCGAAGGACGATCGGCAGTGCCTTGATCTAGTGTCAGCTGACCAATCCCGGGCGCCAGACAAGCAGATTCATATCCATGCCATTTACGATGTGAACGGCGACACGCTGCGGATTTGCGCGGCGAGCCGCAACGGTACCGAGCCACCCGTGAATCACCCAACCAAATTCGCCTCAACTCCTGACCCCAAAACTGACCTTATTGTTCTCAAACGCCGCCCAAAGTAG
- a CDS encoding SMI1/KNR4 family protein codes for MNNADTIADLQRRISVFPPIDCVTNLTVAPPPPLAPTLVSEFETATNLRLPSFIRRLYSEVANGGFGPAYGIVPLIASDDDTILDWNSRYRSANRSQPDGPQWPDHLLHFCEGGCVTTYVLDIRKDEAPVYKVDADASNNIYDWLHLVSPSVESWLADWARHPVTKDRGSPGTPPTSHP; via the coding sequence ATGAACAACGCTGACACAATTGCTGATCTCCAACGTCGTATCAGCGTTTTTCCACCGATTGATTGCGTTACCAATCTTACAGTTGCTCCTCCGCCACCTCTTGCCCCAACTTTGGTCTCCGAGTTCGAGACGGCAACAAACTTGCGTTTGCCTTCGTTTATCCGAAGGCTGTATTCCGAGGTTGCAAACGGAGGATTTGGCCCCGCATACGGAATTGTTCCGCTCATCGCATCTGACGACGACACTATCCTCGATTGGAACTCGAGATACCGTTCCGCGAACCGATCACAACCGGATGGGCCACAGTGGCCCGACCACTTGCTTCACTTCTGCGAAGGTGGGTGCGTTACCACATACGTGCTTGACATCCGCAAAGACGAAGCCCCCGTTTACAAAGTGGACGCCGATGCGTCCAATAATATCTATGATTGGCTTCACTTGGTTTCGCCATCTGTCGAATCGTGGCTTGCTGACTGGGCACGTCATCCCGTAACGAAGGATCGCGGATCTCCAGGAACACCACCCACTTCCCACCCGTGA
- a CDS encoding MOSC domain-containing protein, with translation MSNSPSVLELHIADAKDRPMVAVDSVSAVAGRGLLGDRYYTGTGYYSDIAGWGAQVTLIQSEAIQAVNTGYDTDFAGSMLRRNIVTQNIKLDSLIGKTFRCGHAILRGTKPFPPCAHLAYLLGRKEVLKCFAYCGGIGADVVGGGDISVGDSISIIEPEDGG, from the coding sequence ATGTCGAACTCTCCTTCCGTCCTTGAGCTGCACATCGCCGATGCTAAAGACCGCCCAATGGTTGCCGTTGACTCGGTGTCCGCCGTGGCTGGACGGGGCCTGCTCGGCGATCGCTACTACACTGGCACCGGATACTACTCGGACATCGCCGGTTGGGGTGCTCAGGTCACGCTGATCCAGAGCGAAGCAATCCAAGCCGTCAACACCGGGTACGACACGGACTTCGCCGGTTCAATGCTGCGACGCAACATCGTCACGCAAAACATCAAACTAGATTCGCTGATTGGCAAAACCTTCCGTTGTGGCCACGCCATACTTCGCGGCACAAAGCCGTTTCCGCCATGCGCGCACCTTGCCTATTTGCTCGGACGTAAGGAAGTGCTAAAGTGCTTTGCATACTGTGGTGGCATTGGTGCTGATGTCGTTGGTGGCGGTGATATCTCCGTCGGCGATTCGATCAGCATCATCGAACCCGAGGACGGAGGATAA
- a CDS encoding HEAT repeat domain-containing protein: MSADRAALDLQHMTERLLACRDKPKRQYFVEQIGRIWNPGRQHSSFRPFREPTRLHHPPTDASIQAVTSFASDPSHFVRHAVAKSLSSHPEAAVVSITAFMSLLGDADASVRIAAADGLCYADVPSNNAEKLVPFLQDSIWLVRWGVAAALSSTTYRRNAWDAMKTSIPANAEHIDSWSWRARNFVGELQTDVDTLAKLRECVESLGRRSPFGYATKALLAMAETRG; this comes from the coding sequence ATGTCCGCTGACAGAGCCGCACTGGATCTCCAACACATGACGGAGCGTCTGCTCGCGTGTCGCGACAAACCGAAGCGCCAATATTTTGTCGAGCAGATCGGCCGTATTTGGAATCCCGGACGTCAGCACTCGTCATTTCGTCCGTTCCGCGAACCAACCCGACTGCACCATCCGCCAACTGATGCTTCTATCCAAGCTGTTACGTCGTTTGCATCTGATCCGTCGCACTTTGTTCGCCACGCCGTTGCGAAGAGTCTGTCCTCACATCCAGAAGCTGCCGTTGTTTCTATCACTGCGTTCATGAGCCTTCTGGGCGATGCCGACGCTTCTGTTCGCATCGCTGCGGCTGATGGGCTTTGCTATGCCGATGTGCCGTCAAATAATGCTGAGAAACTGGTTCCATTCCTGCAAGATTCAATTTGGTTGGTGCGATGGGGTGTCGCGGCAGCACTCAGCAGCACTACCTACCGGCGCAATGCTTGGGATGCGATGAAAACATCAATTCCTGCCAACGCAGAGCACATCGATTCGTGGTCGTGGCGTGCACGGAACTTCGTTGGGGAACTCCAAACTGATGTAGATACACTTGCTAAACTGCGTGAGTGCGTCGAATCGCTTGGTCGAAGATCGCCCTTTGGTTACGCTACAAAGGCACTGCTTGCAATGGCCGAAACGCGCGGGTAA